The Chitinophaga niabensis genomic interval AGCAAGTTTGGTAAATACGGAGAGATGAACCAGGGCTGGAGCGGAGAAGATGTACGTGGTTTCAGCAAGATCTTTGGTAATCAAACAATGATCTGGAACCAGGTGAACGAAGAAAATAAATAAACTAATGGGAACTTCAAATAAGAAAAGGGCAGGCATTATTGGCGGGGCAGGTTATACAGGCGGAGAAACCATCCGGTTACTGTTGAACCACCCTGATGTGGAACTGGCATTTGTGCACAGCCGCAGTAATGTTGGCAATCCTTTATACGCTGTTCATAGTGACCTGCTGGGTGAAACAGATCTGCAATTCACAGGAGAGGTCCTGGAAGATGTGGATGTGATCTTCCTCTGCCTGGGTCATGGTGAATCTGTGAAGTTCCTCGAAAACAATGATATTCCTGCTGCTGTGAGGATCATCGATCTCAGCCAGGATTTTCGGTTGGGTGAAAGCGTGAAAGGCAGGACCTTTGTATATGGTTTGCCGGAGTGGCACAGGGACGACATCAAAAAAGCATCAAACATTGCTAACCCGGGTTGTTTTGCCACAGGCATTCAATTAGGCCTTTTGCCACTGGCGAAAGCAGGTTTGCTGAATGAAGTACATACTACCGGCATTACCGGTTCCACAGGAGCAGGACAAAGCTTACAATCTACCTCCCACTTTACCTGGAGGGCGAATAATATTTCTACTTACAAAGTGCTCACGCACCAGCATCTGAAGGAGATCCGACGAACCTTGCAGGCGCTCCAGCCTGCCTATTCAGGAGCGCTCAACTTTGTACCCGTACGGGGAGATTTTCCAAGGGGTATCTGGGTCACTTCATATCTGGATTGCGCATTGTCACTGGAAGAGGCTTACGATCTATACACTAAGTATTACGAAGGCCATCCTTTCACACATGTGAGCCTGAAACAAATTGATCTGAAGCAGGTGGTGAATACCAATAAATGCATCATCCAACTGGAAAAAGTGGATGGCAAACTGGTGATCCACACTATTGAGGACAATCTGATAAAAGGTGCA includes:
- the argC gene encoding N-acetyl-gamma-glutamyl-phosphate reductase yields the protein MGTSNKKRAGIIGGAGYTGGETIRLLLNHPDVELAFVHSRSNVGNPLYAVHSDLLGETDLQFTGEVLEDVDVIFLCLGHGESVKFLENNDIPAAVRIIDLSQDFRLGESVKGRTFVYGLPEWHRDDIKKASNIANPGCFATGIQLGLLPLAKAGLLNEVHTTGITGSTGAGQSLQSTSHFTWRANNISTYKVLTHQHLKEIRRTLQALQPAYSGALNFVPVRGDFPRGIWVTSYLDCALSLEEAYDLYTKYYEGHPFTHVSLKQIDLKQVVNTNKCIIQLEKVDGKLVIHTIEDNLIKGASGQAVQNMNLILGLEETAGLKLKSIVF